One Fontisphaera persica DNA window includes the following coding sequences:
- a CDS encoding tetratricopeptide repeat protein — protein sequence MSGLNRGWISGLWAGVCLLAAVVLLAGATLPAPEAAAPARTAEEELEAIVQLDDLVHEEIEQWLSEGETNRVDVASRAALNLKIKQRREMVQAAYEKFVQRHPENARARLLWGSFLRECGRDKEAVAQWEEARRLAPTNAAAWNNLGNYYAEEGPATNAFTHYARAMELAPKEPLYAQQMARCLLVHEEEAAAWYGVGREEVIRKAQEHLRRACGLAPTNFALATELAQTYYLLKVPLTGDRRKDWQAAQQLTDEALAAWEAAGKLAGTEVERQGVLVHRARILISAERWAEARRTLEQIKEPSLAGLKVELEARLAAREKAPEAPAAPAPK from the coding sequence ATGAGCGGCCTGAATCGCGGGTGGATAAGCGGGCTATGGGCGGGGGTGTGCCTGCTGGCCGCGGTGGTGTTGTTGGCGGGCGCCACGCTGCCCGCGCCGGAAGCGGCGGCGCCGGCCCGGACGGCGGAGGAGGAGCTGGAGGCGATTGTGCAACTGGATGACCTGGTGCACGAGGAAATCGAGCAATGGCTGAGCGAGGGGGAGACCAACCGGGTGGACGTGGCCTCGCGGGCGGCGTTGAATTTGAAAATCAAGCAACGGCGGGAGATGGTGCAGGCCGCGTACGAAAAATTCGTCCAGCGGCATCCGGAAAACGCGCGGGCGCGGCTGTTGTGGGGGAGTTTTTTGCGGGAGTGCGGGCGGGACAAGGAGGCAGTGGCGCAGTGGGAGGAGGCGCGGCGGCTGGCGCCGACCAACGCGGCGGCGTGGAACAACCTGGGGAATTACTATGCCGAGGAGGGCCCGGCGACGAATGCTTTCACGCATTATGCGCGGGCCATGGAGCTGGCGCCAAAGGAGCCGTTGTACGCGCAGCAGATGGCGCGCTGTTTGCTGGTGCATGAGGAGGAGGCGGCGGCGTGGTACGGGGTGGGGAGGGAGGAGGTAATCCGCAAGGCGCAGGAGCATTTGCGGCGGGCGTGCGGGCTGGCGCCGACGAATTTTGCCCTGGCGACGGAGCTGGCCCAGACGTATTACCTGCTAAAGGTGCCGTTGACGGGGGACCGCCGCAAGGACTGGCAGGCGGCGCAGCAGTTGACGGACGAGGCGCTGGCGGCGTGGGAGGCGGCGGGGAAACTGGCGGGGACGGAGGTGGAGCGGCAGGGGGTGCTGGTGCATCGGGCGCGGATTCTCATCAGCGCCGAGCGCTGGGCGGAGGCGCGGCGGACGCTGGAGCAAATCAAGGAGCCGTCGCTGGCCGGCTTGAAGGTGGAATTGGAGGCGCGGCTGGCGGCGCGGGAGAAGGCGCCTGAGGCGCCGGCGGCGCCAGCGCCGAAATAG